The Phocoena sinus isolate mPhoSin1 chromosome 12, mPhoSin1.pri, whole genome shotgun sequence genome includes a window with the following:
- the RIPPLY2 gene encoding protein ripply2: MEIAETTETPGGQRARCRLQLPAATERHTRRGGADSGSAGFWRPWVEDSGEEEEAPHHAAEAMPDGPGITDASEKLSRYRHPVRLFWPKSKCYDYLYQEAEALLKKFPIQATISFYEDSDSEEEIEELICEN, translated from the exons ATGGAGATCGCGGAGACCACGGAGACCCCAGGCGGCCAGCGCGCGCGCTGCCGCCTCCAGCTGCCAGCCGCTACCGAACGCCACACGCGGCGCGGGGGCGCGGACTCCGG ATCCGCAGGCTTCTGGAGACCGTGGGTGGAAGACAGTGGCGAGGAGGAAGAGGCGCCGCACCACGCCGCGGAGGCG ATGCCAGATGGCCCCGGAATAACGGACGCCTCAGAAAAGCTTTCCCGATACAGACACCCAGTCAG ACTATTTTGGCCAAAATCAAAGTGTTACGATTACTTATATCAAGAAGCAGAAGCTCTTCTGAAAAAATTTCCAATTCAAGCCACAATTTCATTTTATGAAGATTCTGATAGCGAAGAAGAAATTGAGGAGCTGATCTGTGAAAATTAA